In a single window of the Flammeovirga agarivorans genome:
- a CDS encoding DNA cytosine methyltransferase: MYFIDLFCGAGGTSTGAHLAGANVIACVNHDKNAILSHTKNHPGARHFTEDIRDLAVSAALGVMAKDLRKKDPSALICLWASLECTNFSNAKGGKPKKADSRSLAEHMFSYLEEIQPNIFMVENVREFLAWGPLDENGKPLSRFKGRSFLRWSKKVCNLGYRMESRILNSADYGAYQSRSRLFIQFVKEGLPISFPQPTHAKRPNPSDLFEGYKQPWKPVKEVLDLDVRGDSIFNRKKALAESTLNRIYLGLEKFVAGGDTTFLTSYYGQGSAHSIDSPSGTITTKDRYSMIFIDQQFGNGRPKSVDEPCGSLTTIPKYNVVEAQFLLNPQYASKGKSLENPCFTLIARMDKAPPYLVSVQEGEHLKIDTKDSDNTQKIKRFMQAYGIKDISMRMLNIDELKKIQGFPESYELVGTQTEKKKYIGNAVEVNMARSLIMAVINGVECLKKSA; the protein is encoded by the coding sequence ATGTATTTCATCGATCTATTCTGCGGTGCGGGAGGGACGAGTACAGGCGCTCACTTAGCAGGAGCAAATGTAATTGCGTGTGTGAATCACGACAAAAACGCAATACTGTCTCATACAAAAAATCACCCAGGAGCAAGACATTTTACGGAGGATATTCGAGACTTAGCCGTATCCGCTGCTTTGGGAGTTATGGCTAAGGACTTAAGAAAAAAAGACCCGTCAGCTCTCATATGTCTCTGGGCTTCTTTAGAGTGTACGAATTTTAGTAACGCTAAAGGTGGAAAACCCAAAAAAGCGGACTCAAGAAGTTTAGCAGAACATATGTTCTCCTACTTGGAGGAGATCCAGCCCAATATATTCATGGTTGAGAACGTCAGAGAGTTCTTAGCATGGGGGCCATTGGATGAAAATGGAAAACCTCTCTCTAGATTTAAGGGAAGAAGCTTTTTAAGATGGTCTAAAAAAGTGTGCAATTTGGGATACCGAATGGAATCCCGAATACTAAATTCGGCTGACTATGGGGCATATCAGTCTAGATCTAGATTGTTTATACAGTTCGTAAAAGAAGGGCTCCCGATAAGCTTTCCCCAACCCACACATGCAAAAAGACCAAACCCAAGTGACCTTTTTGAAGGATACAAGCAACCTTGGAAACCCGTAAAAGAAGTCTTAGACCTCGATGTTAGAGGGGACTCTATCTTCAATAGAAAAAAGGCTCTAGCCGAGTCAACATTAAATCGCATCTATTTAGGGTTAGAAAAGTTCGTAGCCGGAGGAGATACTACGTTTCTGACTTCCTACTATGGACAGGGATCCGCACATAGTATCGATTCTCCGTCAGGAACAATAACAACTAAGGATAGATATAGCATGATCTTTATTGATCAGCAATTTGGAAATGGAAGACCGAAATCCGTTGACGAACCCTGTGGGTCACTCACAACGATACCCAAGTACAATGTAGTAGAGGCTCAGTTTCTACTAAACCCTCAATACGCTAGCAAAGGGAAGTCTTTAGAAAACCCTTGTTTTACTCTTATTGCTAGAATGGATAAGGCGCCTCCGTACTTGGTTTCAGTACAAGAAGGTGAGCATTTAAAAATTGACACGAAGGATTCTGACAATACACAGAAGATAAAGAGGTTCATGCAGGCTTATGGAATCAAAGACATTAGCATGAGGATGCTGAATATTGATGAGTTGAAAAAAATACAAGGATTTCCTGAATCCTATGAGCTGGTGGGAACCCAAACGGAAAAGAAAAAGTACATCGGCAATGCTGTTGAAGTAAACATGGCAAGGAGCTTAATTATGGCAGTAATTAATGGTGTGGAATGCTTAAAAAAATCTGCATAA
- a CDS encoding 6-pyruvoyl trahydropterin synthase family protein — protein sequence MSVIKKYDHSISFAHANMIFAEMKKGEDPCASLHGHNASLEVEVKSTSEVDSVEMPFGDAGKIVKEVIEKLDHSLIAEENDPYMQELAALQDRYLGKRFGMKGKVVWLQQPPTSEVICRYIANYIKNRLPEGIVLTRIRFEETPRSIYELNLT from the coding sequence AGCTTTGCACATGCTAATATGATTTTCGCTGAAATGAAGAAAGGTGAAGATCCATGTGCAAGCTTGCACGGGCATAACGCTAGTTTAGAAGTAGAGGTGAAAAGTACCTCAGAAGTTGATAGTGTAGAAATGCCCTTTGGCGATGCGGGAAAAATTGTAAAAGAAGTAATTGAAAAATTGGATCACTCGTTAATCGCTGAGGAGAATGATCCCTACATGCAGGAGCTTGCAGCATTACAGGACAGATATTTAGGAAAAAGATTTGGGATGAAAGGAAAAGTTGTTTGGTTACAACAACCCCCAACATCTGAGGTAATCTGTAGGTATATAGCAAACTATATTAAGAATAGGCTTCCTGAAGGAATAGTACTTACAAGGATTAGATTTGAGGAAACTCCAAGAAGTATTTACGAATTAAACTTAACCTAA